A region of Diceros bicornis minor isolate mBicDic1 chromosome 31, mDicBic1.mat.cur, whole genome shotgun sequence DNA encodes the following proteins:
- the LOC131395783 gene encoding olfactory receptor 4P4-like, which translates to MGHENVTEFILLGLFSDEDAKVACFVLFSLFYIAILSGNLLILLTIRGSCLSEQPMYFFLSYLSFMDICFTSTVAPKLITDLLAERSTISYNGCLSQMFYAHFFGATEIFILVTMAYDCYAAICRPLHYMVIMSRRVCYVLVTASIIGAFIHSILHVLIIIELPFCGPSQIDHYFCDVFPLLKLACTDTRLVVITIITTTGVLSILTFVALVTSYIIILSTLRTRSSEGRRKAVSTCGSHIAVVFMFFFPLIFTYVPTADSVSNDKVFALFYTMIAPMFNPLIYTLRNTDMKNAMRKVWCRDKLFGGK; encoded by the coding sequence ATGGGGCATGAAAATGTCACAGAATTTATCCTCTTGGGACTTTTTAGTGATGAGGATGCGAAGGTTGCCTGCTTTGTCCTGTTCTCACTTTTCTATATCGCAATTCTCTCAGGAAACCTGCTCATTCTTCTCACCATCAGGGGCAGCTGCCTCAGTGAGCAgcccatgtactttttcctcagcTACCTGTCCTTCATGGACATCTGCTTCACCTCCACAGTGGCCCCCAAACTGATCACAGACTTACTGGCCGAGCGGTCGACCATCTCCTACAACGGCTGCTTGTCCCAGATGTTTTAtgcccacttctttggtgccacTGAGATCTTCATCTTGGTGACCATGGCCTATGACTGCTATGCAGCCATCTGCAGACCCCTTCACTACATGGTCATCATGAGCAGACGGGTGTGCTATGTCCTTGTGACGGCCTCTATTATTGGAGCGTTTATCCATTCAATCCTGCATGTACTGATTATTATTGAGCTTCCCTTCTGTGGCCCCAGTCAAATCGACCACTATTTCTGTGATGTCTTCCCCTTGCTGAAGCTGGCCTGCACGGACACCCGCTTGGTGGTCATCACGATCATTACCACCACAGGGGTGCTGTCCATTTTGACTTTTGTTGCCTTGGTAACTTCTTACATCATCATCCTGTCCACCCTGAGGACCCGTTCCTCTGAGGGCCGCCGCAAAGCCGTCTCCACCTGCGGCTCACACATCGCTGTTGTGTTCATGTTCTTCTTCCCCCTCATCTTCACCTATGTCCCCACAGCTGATTCTGTCAGTAACGACAAGGTTTTTGCCCTGTTTTACACCATGATTGCCCCCATGTTCAACCCTCTCATCTACACGCTGAGAAACACAGACATGAAGAATGCCATGAGGAAAGtgtggtgccgagacaaactgttTGGAGGGAAATGA
- the LOC131395784 gene encoding olfactory receptor 4S2-like yields the protein MEKISNVTEFIFWGLSQNLEVEAVCFVVFSFFYTVSLLGNLLIMLTIYVGNLYKSPMYFFLNYLSFVDICYSSVTAPRMLVDLLAKGKTISYAGCMLQIFWGHFFGCTEIFILTVMAYDRYVAICKPLYYVTIMDWDRCNKMLLGTWVVGFLHSIIQVALVVQLPFCGPNEIDHYFCDVHPVLKLSCTDTYVVGVVVTANSGTITLGSFVILLTSYTIILISLRKQSAEGRRKALSTCGSHITVVIIFFGPCTFMYMRPDTTFSEDKMVAVFYTVITPMLNPLIYTLRNAEVKNAMKKMSRQVFWKANDK from the coding sequence ATGGAAAAAATTAGCAATGTAACTGAATTCATTTTCTGGGGTCTTTCTCAGAACCTAGAGGTTGAAGCAGTTTGTTTCGtggtgttttctttcttctacacAGTCAGTCTTCTGGGAAACCTCCTCATCATGCTGACAATTTATGTCGGCAACCTTTACAAGTCTCCGATGTATTTCTTTCTCAACTATTTGTCTTTTGTGGACATCTGTTACTCCTCGGTCACAGCTCCTAGGATGCTTGTTGACCTATTAGCCAAGGGCAAAACTATCTCCTATGCGGGGTGCATGTTGCAAATCTTTTGGGGGCATTTCTTTGGTTGCACTGAGATCTTCATCCTTACTGTAATGGCCTATGATCGTTACGTGGCTATCTGTAAACCTCTGTACTATGTAACCATCATGGACTGGGACAGATGCAATAAAATGTTGCTGGGGACCTGGGTTGTTGGGTTCTTACACTCCATTATCCAAGTGGCTCTAGTAGTCCAACTACCCTTTTGTGGACCTAATGAGATTGACCACTACTTTTGTGATGTCCACCCTGTGCTGAAACTTTCCTGCACAGACACATATGTGGTTGGTGTTGTTGTGACAGCCAACAGTGGTACCATCACTCTGGGGAGCTTTGTTATCTTGCTAACCTCCTATACCATCATCCTGATCTCCCTGAGAAAGCAGTCAGCAGAGGGCAGACGCAAAGCCctctccacctgtggctcccaCATCACTGTGGTCATCATCTTCTTTGGTCCCTGTACTTTCATGTATATGCGCCCTGACACCACCTTTTCAGAGGATAAGATGGTGGCTGTATTTTACACTGTTATCACTCCCATGTTAAATCCCCTCATTTATACACTGAGGAATGCAGAAGTAAAgaatgcaatgaagaaaatgagcaGGCAGGTTTTCTGGAAGGCTAATGATAAATAG
- the LOC131395785 gene encoding olfactory receptor 4C16-like, with product MQLKNNVTEFILLGLTQDPVRKKIVFVTFLLFCLGTLLGNLLIIVTIKTSQALGSPMYFFLFYLSLSDTCFSTSIAPRMIADALLKNTTISFRECIIQVFSSHYFGSLEIFILILMAVDRYVAICKPLHYMTIMSRRLCGALVAVAWMGFCVHSSAQIFLTLSLPFCGPNVIDHYFCDLQFLLKLACTDTYMVNLLLVSNGGAIRTVSFVMLLFSYVIILHSLRYHSAEGRRKALSTCISHIIVVILFFGPCIFIYTRPATTFSMDKMIAMFYTFGTPLLNPLIYTPRNAEVKNAMKKLWSKTLISDNKR from the coding sequence ATGCAGCTGAAAAATAATGTGACTGAGTTCATTCTGCTTGGGTTGACCCAGGATCCTGTTAGGAAGAAAATAGTGTTTGTCACTTTCTTGCTTTTCTGTTTGGGCACATTGCTGGGTAACTTGCTGATTATTGTTACCATTAAGACCAGTCAAGCACTTGGGAGTCCAatgtacttcttccttttttactTATCCTTATCTGACACCTGCTTCTCTACTTCCATAGCCCCTAGAATGATTGCCGATGCCCTTTTGAAGAATACCACTATCTCTTTCAGAGAGTGCATAATTCAAGTGTTTTCATCACATTACTTTGGTAGCCTAGAGATCTTCATCCTAATCCTCATGGCTGTTGACCGCTATGTGGCGATCTGTAAGCCCCTGCACTACATGACCATCATGAGCCGACGGCTCTGTGGTGCGTTGGTGGCTGTGGCCTGGATGGGGTTCTGTGTGCATTCTTCAGCTCAGATTTTTCTGACCTTGAGTTTACCTTTCTGTGGTCCCAATGTGATTGATCACTATTTCTGTGACTTGCAGTTTTTGTTGAAACTTGCCTGTACAGACACCTACATGGTCAATCTACTTTTGGTGTCCAATGGTGGAGCCATCCGTACAGTGAGTTTTGTCATGCTGCtgttctcctatgttatcattttGCATTCTCTGAGATATCACAGTGCTGAAGGGAGGAGAAAAGCCCTCTCCACCTGCATTTCCCACATCATCGTGGTCATCTTATTCTTTGGTCCTtgcatatttatatacacacgtCCTGCAACCACCTTTTCCATGGATAAGATGATAGCTATGTTTTATACATTTGGAACACCTTTGCTCAACCCTCTGATTTATACACCGAGGAATGCAGAAGTGAAAAATGCCATGAAGAAGTTATGGAGCAAGACGTTGATCTCAGACAACAAAAGATGA
- the LOC131395787 gene encoding olfactory receptor 4C11-like — MEQNNSVTGFILLGLTQDPIRQKTVFVIFFIFYVGTVVGNLLIIVTIKSSRTLGSPMYFFLFYLSLADSCFSTSTAPRLIVDALSAKKTISYNECVTQVVALHLFGCMEIFVLVLTAVDRYAAICKPLRYPTIVSPQVCLTLIVLAWIGSFIHSIAQISLALRLPFCGPDLIDHYCCDLQPLMKLACMDTYRINLLLLSNSGAICSSSFVTLMISYIVILHSLKNHSAEGKKKALSTCTSHIIVVILFFGPCIFIYTRPPTTFPMDKMVAVFYTIGTPFLNPLIYTLRNAEVKNAMRKLWHIKISSESKK, encoded by the coding sequence ATGGAGCAAAATAACAGTGTAACTGGGTTCATACTGTTAGGATTGACACAAGATCCTATAAGACAGAAAACGGTGTttgtaatcttcttcattttctatgtGGGAACCGTGGTAGGGAATTTGCTTATTATTGTGACCATCAAGTCCAGCCGGACACTTGGAagccccatgtacttcttcctatTTTATTTGTCCCTTGCTGATTCATGCTTTTCAACTTCCACAGCTCCGAGACTAATTGTGGATGCTCTGTCTGCAAAGAAAACCATATCTTACAATGAGTGCGTGACTCAAGTCGTTGCACTACATTTATTTGGCTGCATGGAGATCTTTGTCCTCGTCCTCACGGCCGTTGATCGCTATGCGGCCATCTGTAAGCCCCTGCGTTACCCAACCATCGTGAGCCCGCAGGTCTGCCTCACCCTGATTGTTCTCGCGTGGATAGGGTCTTTTATCCATTCCATAGCTCAGATTAGCCTGGCCTTGAGATTGCCTTTCTGTGGACCCGATTTGATCGATCATTATTGCTGTGATTTGCAGCCCTTGATGAAACTTGCCTGCATGGACACTTATAGGATCAACCTCTTGTTGCTGTCTAACAGCGGGGCCATTTGCTCAAGCAGTTTTGTGACTCTGATGATCTCATACATCGTTATTTTGCATTCACTGAAAAACCACAGtgcagaagggaagaaaaaagctCTCTCCACTTGCACTTCCCACATCATTGTAGTAATCTTATTTTTTGGtccatgtatatttatatatacacgcCCCCCAACCACTTTCCCCATGGACAAGATGGTGGCAGTATTTTATACTATTGGAACACCCTTTCTCAACCCACTCATCTACACGCTGAGGAATGCAGAAGTGAAAAATGCGATGAGAAAATTATGGCATATCAAAATTAGCTCAGAAAGCAAAAAGTGA